A stretch of DNA from Salmo trutta chromosome 12, fSalTru1.1, whole genome shotgun sequence:
aataatgGTAATTATATATTATGTTAATTCTAGTTATATATTATAATGATAATGCTAATTATAGATTATGTTAATTCTAATTATATATTATAATGTTAATTCTAAtgatacattttagtcattgtaATTATATATGATAAAGCTAATTATGTATCAACGtggcactatacacacacacacacacacacagacccccccatcacacacacacacacacacacacacacacacagacccccccccatcacacacacacacagactcccccccccatcacacacacacacacagacccccccccatcacacacacacacaccccccatcacacacagacccccccatcacacacacacacggacccccccatcacacacagacacggaccccccccatcacacacggacccccccatcacacacagacccccccatcacacacagaccccccatcacacacacacacggacccccccatcacacacacagaccccccccatcacacacacagacccccccccatcacacacacagaccccccccatcacacacacacagaccccccccatcacacacacacacagacccccccccatcacacacacacagaccccccccatcacacacacacagacccccccccatcacacacacacacagaccccccccatcacacacacacacagacccccccccatcacacacacacacagaccccccccatcacacacacacagacccccccccccatcacacacacacacagaccccccccccatcacacacacacacagacccccccccatcacacacacacacagaccccccccatcacacacacacacagacccccccccatcacacacacacacagacccccccccatcacacacacacacacagacccccccccccatcacacacagaccccccccatctcacacagacagacccccccatctcacacagacagaccccccccatctcacacacacagacccccccccatctcacacacacacacacagacccccccccatcacacacacacacacacacacaccccatcacacacagacccccccatcacacacacggacccccccatcacacacacacagaccccccccatcacacacacagacccccaccacacacagacccccccccatcacacacagacccccccccccatctcacaCAGACCcccccatctcacacacacagacccccccccatctcacacacacagacccccccccccccatctcacacacacagacccccccatctaacacacacagacccccccatcacacacacacacacagaccctccccatcacacacacacacagaccctccccatcacacacacacacacacacaccccccatcacacacacacacacaccccccccatcacacacacagggGATGAGAGCTGTACCTGTCCACTCCGTCCCAACGGTAGCCTGGTGGAATGTTAAAGCGGTTTGGGGGCGGAGCCGGGCCTTTGTAACGAGGCTTCTctagaaacaacaacaacaggaagtGTCAGAGAGATTCATCGTGATTGGCCGAGGAGGGTTGGAAACCTGTGGTACATCACAAGTAGAATCTTAAGATTTGTAGCATGTTAACCCTTCACACACCAGGGGGTGAAACCACTGCAGGCCACTCTGGAACTCTGACACCAGACAGAAACCAAGAACACAACATCATTTACCTACTATATAGATTTTCAAATAACTGCTGTTTTTTCTGGCCATCAtcgaggagagaaaaaaaaaaagcagTCCCCAAAATGAATCGGTGCGGCCTTTTGCTGAACGTTGAAATCCCGATGTGGCCCTAGAGCCACAataccctccctcccccaccctccccctcccctcccctcctccctccctcccgcccctcccctccccccccccccccccccccccacacacctttGACTCCTCGTAGTTTCTTGTCTCTGTCCTTCTTGCGTCTCATCATGGCCAACATggggtctccctctctctcctgctctctcaacATCCTGTCCAGGTCCTGGTCATTACAGGAACGTGCTAGAGGCTTCTGGGATTCCCTCAACGCATCCTCAACATTCTGCTGCTGCATCTGGCCCTGggccacactacacacacacacacacgtagatgACATagatagactgaccagatgaaagctatgatcccttattgatgtcacttgttcaatCCAGAGTGTGAGATtgcaagagcgtgcaaagctgtcatcaagacaaagggtggctactttgaagaatctcaaatataaaatatatattgatttgttttaacactttgttggttactacatgattccatatgtgatatttcatagtgttgatgtcttcactattattctacaatatagaaaatattaaaaataaatatacactcatactatacatatctacacacactctctctctcaccctttcccCCACTGAGCATATTTAAGGTCTTTCTCTGCCTTCTCTCCTGCcatcctcctctgctcctctctctccgtctcgatGTCTCTCCGCTTCCCACTCTTATCTCTGAACACAGTCTCCGCATTACGAGACGCATCTGCAGGAGAGAGACAAAAACAGATGGATTAGTACAACATACCACATAGCATTACATCTAGCTAACACTACCTAGCGCTAGCTAACACTACCTAGTGAGTGGAGGAGGTACAGCAGACTAGCGCTAGCTAACACTACCTAGCATTACACCTAGCTAACACTACATAGTACAATATACCACATAGCATTATATCTAGTGagtgggagggtgtgtgtgtggtgtactaTAGTAACATACagcgggagggtgtgtgtgtggtgtactaTAGTAACATACagcgggagggtgtgtgtgtgtggtgtactaTAGTAACATAGagcgggagggtgtgtgtgtgtggtgtactaTAGTAACATAGAgcggagggtgtgtgtatggtgtaCTATAGTAACATACagcgggagggtgtgtgtgtgtgtggtgtactaTAGTAACATACagcgggagggtgtgtgtgtggtgtacaacttgcagacttgtttacgctgctgtgcgtttttgttgccgatcttactttgctacctaagggtttttactttttcattaccgtatatttttactttttaccctcactcaacttttttcattcaactttcttaccccggaggttttatctggacatggttcgtcaggacttcaaacagccgaagctaagtaacattaacatgatgccttctaattgcagtcgttgtacttataatatacaggagaacgatcgccttacggcgaggatagctgtgctgcaagcccagcttcagacgcaatcgttaggcaagggcaatttcagcgtaggaaaggatgaaacagcgtctgtgccaccagtaagtacagatagtaacgttagtataaaccccctcgcacggtccccgcagccggacatctttctcatggcttctggagggaaacgctgtaggaatgctcaaccggtgtcgcttattcagccgacagaaactttcaaccggttctccccaataagtgagtcggagtcggagtccgagacttctctggtctctactcctcccgctgtggggtctcagactccgacggctcccaccattagctctgacaaattgaaaaccctcgtcattggcgactccattacccgcagtattagacttaaaacgaatcatccagcgatcatacactgtttaccagggggcagggctatcgacgttaaggctaatctaaagacggtgctggctaaagctaaaactggcgagtgtagagagtatagagatattgttatccacgtcggcaccaacgatgttaggatgaaacagtcagaggtcaccaagcgcaacatagcttcagcgtgtaaatcagctagaaagatgtgtcggcatcgagtaattgtctctggccccctcccagttagggggagtgatgagctctacagcagagtctcacaactcaatcgctggatgaaaactgtgttctgcccctcccaaaagatagaatttgtagataattggccgtctttctgggactcacccacaaacaggaccaagcctggcctgttgaggagtgacggactccatcctagctggaggggtgctctcatcttatctacgaacatagacagtgctctaactcctctagctccacaattaaatagggtgcaggccaggcagcaggctgttagccagcctgccagcttagtggagtctgccattagcacagtcagcgtagtcagctcagctttccccattgagaccgtgtctgtgcctcgatctaggttgggcaaaattaaaaatggcggtgttcgctttagtaatctcactagtataaagacctcctccattcctgccattattgaaagagattgtgatacttcacatctcaaaattgggttacttaatgttagatcccttacttccaaggcagttatagtcaatgaactaatcactgatcataatcttgatgtgattggcctgactgaaacatggcttaagcctgatgaatttactgtgttaaatgaggcctcaccccctggttacactagtgaccataccccccgtgcatccggcaaaggcggaggtgttgctaacatctacgatagcaaatttcaatttacaaaaaaaaaacaatgacgttttcgtcttttgagcttctagtcatgaaatctatgcagcctactcactcactttttatagctactgtttacaggcctcctgggccatatgcagtgttcctcactgagttccctgaattcctatcggatcttgtagtcatagcagataatattcaaatttttggtgactttaacattcacatggaaaagtccacagacccactccaaaaggctttcggagccatcatcgactcagtgggttttgtccaacatgtctctggacctactcactgccacagtcatactctggacctagttttgtcccatggaataaatattgtggataataatgtttttcctcataatcctggattatcggaccaccattttattgcgtttacaattgcaacaaataatctgctcagaccccaaccaaggagcattaaaagtcgtgctataaattctcagacaacccaaagattccttgatgcccttccagactccctctgcctacccaaggacgtcagaggacaaaaatcagttaaccacctaaccgaggaactcaatttaaccttgcgcaataccctagatgcagttgcacccctaaaaattaaaaacatctgtcataagaaactagctccctggtatacagaaaatacacgagctctgaagcaagcttccagaaaattggaacggaaatggcgccacaccaaactggaagtcttccgactagcttggaaagacagtaccgtgaagtatcgaagagccctcactgctgcatcatcctatttttccaacttaattgaggaaaataagaacaatccgaaatttctttttgatactgtcgcaaagctaactaaaaagcagcattcgcaaatggaggatggctttcacttcagcagtaatacatttatgaacttctttgaggaaaagatcatgatcattagaaagcaaattacggactcctctttaaatctgggtattcctccaaagctccattgtcctgagtctgcacaactctgccaggaccttggctcaagggagatactaaagtgttttagtactatatctcttgacacaatgaagaaaataatcatggcctccaaaccctcaagctgcatactggaccctattccaactaaactactgaaagagctgcttcctgtgcttggccctcctatgttgaacataataaacggttctctatccaccggatgtgtaccaagctcactaaaagtggcagtaataaagcctctcttgaaaaagccgaatcttgacccagaaattataaaaaactatcggcctatatcgaatcttccattcctctcaaaaattttagaaaaagctgttgcacagcaactcactgccttcctgaagacaaataatgtatacgaaacgcttcagtctggttttagaccccatcatagcactgagactgcacttgtgaaggtggtaaatgaccttttaatgacgtcagaccgaggctctgcatctgtcctcgtgctcctagatcttagtgccgtttttgataccatcgatcaccacattcttttggagagattggaaacccaaattggtctacatggacaagttctggcctggtttagatcttatctgtcagaaagatatcagtttgtctctgtgaatggtttgtcctctgacaaatcaattgtaaatttcggtgttcctcaaggttccgttttaggaccactattgttttcacaatatattttacctcttggggatgtcattcgaaaacataatgttaaatttcacttctatgcggacgacacacagctgtacatttcaatgaaacatggtgaagctccaaaattgccctcgctagaagcctgtgtttcagacataaggaagtggatggctgcaaactttctacttttaaactcggacaaaacagagatgcttgttctaggtcccaagaaacaaagagatcttctgttcaatctgacaattaatctggatggttgtacagtcgtctcaaataaaactgtgaaggacctcggtgttactctggaccctgatctctcttttgaagaacatatcaagactgtttcaaggacagcttttttccatctacgtaacattgcaaaaatcagaaactttctgtccaaaaatgacgcagaaaaattaatccatgcttttgttacttctaggctggactactgcaatgctctactttccggctacccggataaagcactaaacaaacttcagttagtgctaaatacggctgctagaatcctgactagaaccaaaaaatttgatcatattactccagtgctagcctccctacactggcttcctgttaaggcaagggctgatttcaaggttttactgctaacctacaaagcattacatgggcttgctcctacctatctttccgatttggtcctgccgtacatacctacacgtacgctacggtcacaagacgcaggcctcctaattgtccctagaatttctaagcaaacggctggaggtaaggctttctcctatagagctccatttttatggaatagtctgcctacccatgtgagagacgcagactcagtctcaacctttaagtctttactgaagacttctctcttcagtaggtcctatgattaagtgtagtctggcccaggagtgtgaaagtgaacggaaaggctggagcaacgaaccgcccttgctgtctctgccttgccggttcccctctttccactgggattctctgcctctaaccctattacaggggctgagtcactgacctactggtgttcttccatgccgtccatgggaggggtgcgtcacttgagtgggttgagccactgacgtggtcttcctgtccgggttggcgccccccttgggttgtgccgtggcggagatctttgtgggctatactcggccttgtcttcggacggtaagttggtggttgtagacatccctctagtggtgtgggggctgtgctttggcaaagtgggtggggttatatcctgcctgtttggccctgtccgggggtatcatcggatggggccacagtgtcttctgatccctcctgtctcagcctccagtatttatgctgcagtagtttatgtgccggggggctagggtcagtctgtttcatctggagtattctcttgtcttatccggtgtcctgtgtgaatttaaatatgctctctctaattctctctttctttctttctttctctcggaggacctgagccctaggaccatgcctcgggactacctggcatgatgactccttgctgtccccagtccacctggccatgctgctgctccagtttcaactgttctgcctgcggctacggaaccctgacctgttcaccggacgtgcttgttgcacccttgacaactacaatgattattattatttgaccatgctggtcatttatgaacattttaacatcttgaccatgttctgttataatatccacccggcacagccagaagaggactggccacccctcatagcctggttcctctctaggtttcttcctaggtttttggcctttctagggagtttttcctagggagtttttcctagccaccgtgcctctttcacatgcattgcttgctgtttggggttttaggctgggtttctgtacagcactttgagatttcagctgatatacgaagggctatataaataaatttgattttgatttgattttgtgtaCTATAGTAACATACagcgggagggtgtgtgtgtggtgtactaTAGTAACATACagcgggagggtgtgtgtgtggtgtactaTAGTAACATACAGCGggagggtgtgggtgtgtgtggtgtactaTAGTAACATACAGCGggagggtgtgggtgtgtgtggtgtactaTAGTAACATACAGCGggagggtgtgggtgtgtgtggtgtactaTAGTAACATACagcgggagggtgtgtgtgtgtgtggtgtactaTAGTAACATACagcgggagggtgtgtgtgtgtgtggtgtactaTAGTAACATACagcgggagggtgtgtgtgtgtgtggtgtactaTAGTAACATACagcgggagggtgtgtgtgtgtggtgtactaTAGTAACATACagcgggagggtgtgtgtgtgtgtgtggtgtactaTAGTAACATACagtgggagggtgtgtgtgtggtgtactaTAGTAACATACagcgggagggtgtgtgtgtagtgtactataGTAACATACAGCGGGAGGGTGTGGTGTACTATAGTAACATACagcgggagggtgtgtgtgtgtgtggtgtactaTAGTAACATACAGCGGGAGGGTGTGGTGTACTATAGTAACATACagcgggagggtgtgtgtgtgtgtggtgtactaTAGTAACATACAGcgggagggtgtgtgtggtgtactaTAGTAACATAGAGCGGGAGGGTGTGTGCGTGGTGTACTATAGTAACATACAgcggtagggtgtgtgtgtgtgtgtggtgtactaTAGTAACATACAGCGGgagggtgtgtgtagtgtgtgaatAGTACCTTCTAGCGGCTGGTTGATCTTTTCTCGGCGTCGGTTCTCCTGCTGTTCTCTTCTTAGAACGTCCACTGATACCAGTCCTGCTGCGGCTCCTGACAGCATGCTCcgagactaacacacacacacacacacacacacacacacagcgatgtTAGAATAGGCAAAGCCTACACAAAACTTCTCTACCTAGCTACAGGGGCGTGTTCAGCAGGACGCATTGTTTTtcggaacgttcagatagaaatatgctatGTGGAATAAACATgcctctgacatgtagaataaggcATTCATGTTGGCTctattcatgacatttctatctgtAACATTCCACATCATTTGTCAACTGAACGTGGCCCAATACTTGAATTTCTGTGCCTGGTCCCTTCAGCTCCACACGCTCACTTGTGATTGGTCAGGCCTGCGAGGGGGGGAGAGGTCAGAGTCTGAGCCCCTCCCACCATGTGGTCGCCTCCTGGGGGGCGATTGGTCAGAATCACAGTTCTGCCCTCCCTTTCGCCTTCTCCTAGGCGGTGATTGGTCAGAATCAGAGGCCCCTCCCATCTGTGTCCTTTTCCTTGGAAGTGATTGGTCTGAGTCTGAGTCAGGCCCGTTCTGAGCCCGCCTCCTGGGTGGGGATTGGTCAGACCCCGAAGAGCGCTGGCTAACACGAGCAGACGACAAAGACTTTGCTTTTTTCCTGGATGGAGATGAATCTGAAGAAAAACATATATAAAATGACTTCAGAACTTAACCACACCAGGAACAATTAGGAACCAACAGAACcaaacagaatgaaacagggagggacccaccagaatttgtccaatataaacttttttttaaatcagaaaaCAATTTCCATTTCCAGGGTTATATGGAGAGATTTGTCTTTGAATGGATGTTAACATGGACTGTATTCATTAGTCGCAaactgtagcaaaacgttttgcaacagaaaccgtttactccaaacagagaagaaaaaaaaaaaatcagcaaaaaatgtgtttctattggacaGATTGAGGTTGGTCCTTCTCAGTTTGGTTCCAAATGAATACACctttgaacttgtccaataagaacatTGATTTCAGGGTCAGAGGTTATGGGTCAGGTCTCACCTCTGCTGTGTGTCCTGTGGGGGGgttgggatgatgatgatgagggagGAGGAATGCAAGGCTTCAGTCTACGAAGAGACGCATCGGGGGATTCATGTCCAATCCTCCTAGGCGGAGAGACGTCCGGCGAATCATGACGCTGCTTTCTGAGTGACTGGGGCTCTGGCGAATCATGTCGCGTCTTTTTGATCAACAGGGGCTCTGGCGAATCGTGTCGAActctctgttcctcctcctcctcctctgggaCCTCTTCATCAGCTGAGCAGAGAGAATATATATATTAGCACACACACCATGCAGCAGACAACACCTGAGAGCACATCCACTGCTGTCTGGCTCACCTCCCATCACTCTCCATTTGTTGCTGGTCCTGAAGGCTTCCAGGCGTTTGATCTCATCTGGACGCTCGTCTATCACCTCAGCAACCTGACACAatacagagcgagagacacagatgAGTGGATCAGAGCACTAGCTAGCCACTCTAAAGTGATGTTTTTGGTAAAGGTCACCCCAACTGAAAACAAAGTGACAGTGAAGTTAGCTAGTTATGTAGCATTATTTACCACTGGcgcctcctcctcttcatcctcttcgTCCGCCTTCTCCTCGTGGGTCAGCTGTTTCCAATCCACATCGTCATCTACTATCTTCATCCTGCTCAGACCGAGTAACAGAGCGGTTAGAAACTACTGCCAAATAACAACAAGTTCACTTTTTATGCTAGCCAGATAGTTAACTAGTTACTGGAGTTCGCCAACAGAGCTGAAACATCGACCAGTTAAGTTTGTTatgctagccagctaacgttatcaCAGTGTAGTAAGGCTAGCAGGCTAACGTCGctatgtagctaacgttagctatctgcCTGACTGTTTAACTCCATATTCCCCCGGTGTTCACACCTACTCACCCCTTTCCTGTAGCTTTAATGCATTTCTTTTTAGCCTTCTTCTCCCTTGACTTCTTGGCGTCTCCATCTGCGGATAAATAACGTTTCAGATACTCGGATTTGGAGAGAGACGCTCCTTTACTGTCATTCGTGGACGCAGCCATTTTGAAAACAGTCCACCTACGTAGAGAACGGAGAGGACCGAGGGACAAACAGTCCAATGAACGTCACGAAATGCCGCGTTTtctattttgttttgtcaatgaTGAGTAGACTTCATAAATATTCAGCTCTGGAAgaaattaagagaccactgcaaaattatccgtttctctggttttactatttataggtatgtgtttgggtaaaattaatatatttattttattctataaactactgacaacatttctcccaaataaaaatattgtcatttagagcatttatttgcagaaaatgacaactggtcaaaataaaataaaaatatgcagtgttgtcagacctcaaataatgcaaagaaaatgaATTCATATTAATTTTTAAACAacactaatgttttaacttagaaagagttcagaaatcaatatttgttGGAATATCCCTGGTGGGTGAGTGAGAAGGGGACCACAGCCCCTAAAAGTATTTTTAGGGACCATGACAGCGACACCAAAGCCAAGATGTGTGATGAAAATGTAACTGTTGATGACTGTTATATTACATCACTTCCTTAAATGATACGACTGCTCAAGACACACTGAAAAATACAACTTCAGTATCTAAATTGGCTGGACTTTAATTGGGAAGTTGTTGAGCTGACATGGACCTACTTCACTAACCCAAAGATTTTGCTCAATGGGAGTTGAATTTCACTTTTTAATTTTCTCAGTGAACTTTAAATATTGAACTTTGCTTTTGCAACACAAATAGCTGAGGAGAGAGCTATTAATTTGCTgtggcccagtgcactactttttgagatttttatttaaatgtattaatatatattttttaattctgatttgtcagggggtgctgcagcacactcagcacccctacttcccaagGCTATGCCTCCAGCGCTGTGACAGGTTTGAAGAAAATAGATTTTCCATTTGTACCGTGTTTACCaatttattgtgtaacattgtATCACATTATTCAGCTCTTCATTGCTGTTGATACTATGTAATGCCTCAAATTGTAAATAAACTAATTAGACAGAAGTTACACTTCCTGTGTCTGTCAGGCTCCATcgggagagaccagcctcccctgtacccagccgtctgtccatgaagagtgagCAGTCTATGGATCCTCCAGTTATGTTCGAGGGACACTTTCCCACTGAACAAAGGTGAGGGTTCCTCTATTGAAGCAGACTCATGCTGCACCTACACAATCAGTAGGCTAGTTATTGGTTTCATAACATAcatctgtttctgtctgcagACCTGAGTGTtcgggtctgtctgtctgagaccaGCCTCCTCTGTACCCAGCCgtctgtccatgaagagtgagCAGTCTATGGATCCTGTTGAAACAGAAGTAATAACAACacatgttggtggttggagatatccctccagtggtgtggaggctgtgctttggcaaagtgggtggggttatatcctacctgtttggccctgtccgggggtttcatcggatggggccacagtgtcttctgacccctcctgtctcagccccagtatttatgctgcagtagtttatg
This window harbors:
- the bud13 gene encoding BUD13 homolog; translation: MAASTNDSKGASLSKSEYLKRYLSADGDAKKSREKKAKKKCIKATGKGMKIVDDDVDWKQLTHEEKADEEDEEEEAPVVAEVIDERPDEIKRLEAFRTSNKWRVMGADEEVPEEEEEEQRVRHDSPEPLLIKKTRHDSPEPQSLRKQRHDSPDVSPPRRIGHESPDASLRRLKPCIPPPSSSSSQPPHRTHSRDSSPSRKKAKSLSSARVSQRSSGSDQSPPRRRAQNGPDSDSDQSLPRKRTQMGGASDSDQSPPRRRRKGGQNCDSDQSPPRRRPHGGRGSDSDLSPPRRPDQSQSRSMLSGAAAGLVSVDVLRREQQENRRREKINQPLEDASRNAETVFRDKSGKRRDIETEREEQRRMAGEKAEKDLKYAQWGKGVAQGQMQQQNVEDALRESQKPLARSCNDQDLDRMLREQEREGDPMLAMMRRKKDRDKKLRGVKEKPRYKGPAPPPNRFNIPPGYRWDGVDRSNGFEQKRYTRMADKKAVQEMAYKWSVEDM